Proteins from a single region of Gemmatirosa kalamazoonensis:
- a CDS encoding PadR family transcriptional regulator, with translation MLTDALKKGSTEFLILSLLAAEPRHGYELQKLIESRSRGVLTFNVASLYPLLYKMEDRGWIVGRWVEKAGERRKRYYRLTAAGRDALEAQRVSWREFVEAIESVAGVGYA, from the coding sequence ATGCTCACCGACGCGCTGAAGAAGGGGAGCACGGAGTTCCTCATCCTGTCGCTGCTCGCGGCCGAGCCGCGGCACGGCTACGAGCTGCAGAAGCTCATCGAGTCGCGGTCGCGCGGCGTGCTCACGTTCAACGTCGCGTCGCTCTACCCGCTGCTCTACAAGATGGAGGACCGCGGCTGGATCGTCGGCCGCTGGGTGGAGAAGGCCGGCGAACGCCGCAAGCGCTACTACCGCCTCACCGCCGCCGGCCGCGACGCGCTCGAGGCGCAGCGCGTGAGCTGGCGCGAGTTCGTCGAGGCGATCGAGAGCGTCGCGGGGGTAGGCTATGCGTGA